The Microcoleus sp. FACHB-672 genome has a window encoding:
- a CDS encoding acyl-CoA thioesterase, whose translation MAFFYTRTVRFQDTDAAGVVYFANVLAMCHEAYEASLVASGINLKSFFSNQSVAIPIVHAGVDFFRPLFCGDRLTIQLIPYQLTGNEFEIAYQVFIGEVTDKCAAQAITRHVCIEPARRSRHPLAEDMVQWLCRWNGSVSITNNET comes from the coding sequence ATGGCATTTTTTTACACCCGAACTGTTCGATTTCAAGATACCGACGCCGCAGGGGTCGTTTACTTTGCTAATGTTTTGGCGATGTGCCACGAAGCTTATGAAGCTTCTCTGGTGGCGTCTGGAATTAATCTGAAGTCTTTTTTTAGTAACCAATCTGTAGCAATTCCAATTGTTCATGCCGGCGTGGATTTCTTTCGCCCGCTGTTTTGCGGAGATCGGCTGACGATCCAGCTAATACCTTACCAGCTTACCGGCAATGAATTTGAAATTGCCTATCAAGTTTTTATAGGGGAGGTTACAGACAAGTGCGCCGCGCAGGCGATCACCCGCCATGTCTGCATTGAACCGGCTAGGCGAAGCAGACACCCCCTAGCAGAAGACATGGTGCAGTGGTTGTGTCGGTGGAACGGCAGCGTATCAATAACCAACAACGAAACATAG
- a CDS encoding ATP-binding protein → MFDKTLNIDELPEGGMGIKLMWKLADELRYTRTPAHQNCLFIIKNYAQQTLNHSQSYQQDGRVIEQLIDMFNDLKLPKYKTSNLEQSDLPLQKLCLQVNTDLTALEGVLKWYEQLQDLPIPEHIWMQGQLTVAEGFTNAVRHAHKGLPLETPIRLEVTVFNERLEIKIWDYGQPFDLEARVKEFRQVNEKYGSFAEEVNSSFMNSPTEDLAYTQNLL, encoded by the coding sequence ATGTTCGATAAGACCCTGAATATCGATGAACTTCCGGAAGGCGGGATGGGGATTAAATTGATGTGGAAGTTAGCTGATGAGCTGCGTTATACTCGTACTCCTGCCCATCAAAACTGTCTGTTTATCATAAAAAATTACGCCCAACAAACTTTAAACCACTCACAAAGCTACCAACAGGACGGAAGGGTTATAGAGCAATTAATCGATATGTTTAACGATTTAAAATTGCCTAAATACAAAACTTCTAACCTAGAACAATCTGATTTGCCTCTGCAAAAACTTTGTCTTCAAGTCAATACCGATCTTACTGCTTTAGAGGGGGTTTTGAAGTGGTACGAGCAATTGCAAGATTTACCCATTCCGGAACACATCTGGATGCAGGGTCAACTCACTGTAGCAGAAGGTTTTACGAATGCGGTTCGTCATGCCCACAAAGGTTTGCCGTTGGAAACACCTATTAGGCTGGAAGTGACTGTTTTCAATGAACGCTTAGAAATAAAGATTTGGGATTACGGGCAGCCCTTTGATCTAGAGGCAAGGGTGAAAGAATTTAGACAAGTTAATGAAAAATATGGCTCATTCGCAGAAGAGGTGAATTCTTCTTTCATGAATTCGCCTACTGAAGACTTAGCTTACACTCAAAATCTTCTTTGA